AGAGAGGATTTACCGGTCTTCCAAGGAGATGGGCGGCAGTATCTCCACGATAACCTATGACAGGAACCCCGATGTCAAGGATTCCATGATTTCCGTTCTCTCTCTGGAGGTCCCGCCGTTCCTGCACGATATCGACGGAGACGGCATACCCGAACTGCTGGTGGTTGGTGCGGAAACGGGGATCGTCCAGGTGCCCGGGATCGGGCCGGGTGTGAAGAAAAGCTGGGTGAATGTGGTGAAATTTCAGGCCGGAACGTTTCGGAAGGGGCGCCTGCCGGGAGATCTCGAGAACCCCATTCAAGGGTTATGGGCAGATGGAAAGCAGATGTACCTCGTGGTGTCGAGAACCACATCGATCTTGCGCAAGGAGGGAAGCAGCACCCTGTTGGCTCTCCCCTTGGAGCGGATATCCAAGTGATTTCGTGCGAGGCCCCACTTGTGTCCCGGGATAGGATGGGGCCGGATACCCGGATCGAGAAAGCCGCTGCACCCGTCGTGGCTGGCGGCTCCTTGTGGGGAACCGTGTAAGGCTGCGGAGGCAATCATCCACCGGAATGCTCCTTTCGCCCCTCCCTGCGTCTGATCCGCTGCGGATGCCCCCGCTCGAGAACTCCTCACCTCCTTCGCTTTCTTTCGTCATATGATGGGAGGGGTGTGCGTTCGTGGTTCTGAATCCGAAGAACGCGAGGGGGTCGTGCGCACGAACGAGCCGCTCTTCCACGAGGGATTCGGCTTCTCCCTGAAGAACTTCGGCCCGACGCCGTGGGGGGTGCCCTACGCCGTGTTCGACGCGAACCGGGACCCGGCGGTCTTGGGCATACTCGGGAGGGAATGTGCGTAGGGTGCGCCCCGCCCCGCTCCGGAAAGGCGACGTGATCGCAGTCGTCGCGCCCGGGGGGCCCGTGGACCCGGCAAGGCTTGCCCGGGGGCTTGCCCGTCTCTCGGCTGCGGGATTCGTTCCCGAGACCGCGGAAGGGCTGCTCGAAAGGGACGGGTATCTGGCCGGGGATGACCTCCACCGGGCGGCGCGGATGAAGTGGGCGCTCACGCTTCCCGAGGCACGGGCCGTCATGGCCGCCCGCGGAGGATACGGAACGACCCGGCTCCTCCCGCTCGTCGACTGGAAGAAGGCAGCGGCGCGCCCCCGGCTCCTGATCGGGTACAGCGACATGACGGCGATCCTCGCCTACGTCTCCACCCGATGGGGTCTTGCCGCAATCCACGGCCCGATGGCCGCGGCGGACCTGGGGGGGAGGCCCGACGGGGGGGCGTTGGACGCCTTCGTCCGGCTCGCGGGGGGAAACGTTACTCCCCGGGAGCCCTGGGGGACGCCGTGCGAAAGGTTGCGCGGGGGGGGCGCGGAAGGGGTCCTGACCGGAGGGTGCCTTTCCGTGCTCACCGCCCTGCTCGGGACGCCGTACGAGCCCGACTTCCGGGGCGCGCTCCTGTTCCTGGAGGATGTCCGGGAGCCGTCCTACCGGATCGACCGGATGCTCACGCAGTGGGTCCAGTCCGGCCGGCTGC
This sequence is a window from Candidatus Deferrimicrobiaceae bacterium. Protein-coding genes within it:
- a CDS encoding LD-carboxypeptidase is translated as MRRVRPAPLRKGDVIAVVAPGGPVDPARLARGLARLSAAGFVPETAEGLLERDGYLAGDDLHRAARMKWALTLPEARAVMAARGGYGTTRLLPLVDWKKAAARPRLLIGYSDMTAILAYVSTRWGLAAIHGPMAAADLGGRPDGGALDAFVRLAGGNVTPREPWGTPCERLRGGGAEGVLTGGCLSVLTALLGTPYEPDFRGALLFLEDVREPSYRIDRMLTQWVQSGRLRKVAGIVAGKITPMKKEEEEVRRVFAAAGKTLSVSVWYGFPAGHVRPNYPLPFGVRARIDPRGRLFLLESPVAQK